One Deltaproteobacteria bacterium genomic region harbors:
- a CDS encoding ZIP family metal transporter, with the protein MADQFLNIVIYSTLAGVSTVLGIYLVLKKERWALKHSAILISFSGGVVLTAAFVNILPEAMEINSQSLVYVLITLIVFYIAEHAMMIHSCREGDCESHSMGWLGFMGIGFHSLLDGVAIGAGFEASFSLGIVATIGVLLHELPEGITITSILLHTGFSKKNTLLLSWVVAIATPVGAIGSYFFLKDISKEFLGFFLAIAAGSFIYIGASDLLPETHKNSSRKNIVAVLSGALLIYLVGNLIGGH; encoded by the coding sequence ATGGCAGACCAATTTCTAAACATTGTAATCTACTCCACTTTGGCAGGTGTTTCAACAGTTTTAGGGATATACCTGGTTCTTAAAAAAGAGAGATGGGCGCTGAAACACTCTGCAATACTGATTAGTTTTTCAGGCGGGGTTGTTTTAACAGCAGCCTTTGTAAATATACTCCCTGAGGCAATGGAGATAAATTCCCAAAGCCTTGTCTATGTCCTGATTACACTCATAGTTTTTTATATTGCAGAGCATGCCATGATGATTCACTCCTGCCGTGAAGGCGATTGCGAGTCTCATTCAATGGGTTGGCTGGGTTTTATGGGCATCGGCTTCCATTCCCTTTTGGATGGTGTTGCAATAGGGGCAGGATTTGAGGCTAGTTTTTCTTTAGGCATAGTTGCAACGATTGGTGTGCTTCTCCATGAACTGCCAGAAGGTATAACAATAACATCAATCCTATTACATACGGGTTTCAGCAAAAAAAATACGCTCCTTCTTTCATGGGTAGTTGCCATTGCAACACCTGTAGGTGCTATTGGTTCATATTTCTTTTTAAAAGACATCTCCAAAGAGTTTCTTGGTTTTTTTCTTGCTATAGCCGCAGGTTCTTTTATATATATAGGTGCGTCAGACTTACTTCCTGAAACACATAAGAATTCCAGCAGGAAGAATATAGTTGCAGTTTTATCAGGGGCATTACTCATTTATCTTGTGGGTAATCTCATCGGAGGTCATTAA